The following DNA comes from Anopheles coustani chromosome 2, idAnoCousDA_361_x.2, whole genome shotgun sequence.
aaaacagcaaaaaacgAGGATACGACCAATAGCATACAGTGTTTCGAtccatataatggaatgtttcactAGGTAGAGATAATATTTTAAACGCACAGGGAatattttcaaccggttgagagaactttgtaatcatataggggaatgtgTCAGAAGCTCCCCGGTAGATTTGCACGATTCCCTTAGCTGTCTGAAacattcccctatatgattgcaaagttctcgcaaccggttgaaaatataacctatgcttttgaaatgttctctctacctagtgaaacattccattatatggatcgaaaccctgtaacCCCGATTAATGATTTTACTATTTACCTAATTTTGTTTCCTCTTTTCGCTTCAGGTTACTTCTCCTTTATAAACGACAAGGGCGCCCCGACGGCCACCATCTACACGACGATCGTACAGCTCGTGCGGGACCAGGTGTACAAGTTTCTCTCGCTGGAAAACCTCTCCGCCTACACCGAGTCGCAGGGTAAGGGATACAATTAATCAGTTGTCCCCCTGGAGAGGACGAGTCTAGCTAACGTTccctttctttcccttcttcGACAGGAGACAACTTTAGCCACAAAACGCACTACGTGAAGGCGACGGCCAAGGCGGGCCAGGTGTACCGACTGCTGGCCGTCTTCCAGGACGGTGATCacaagtcgtcgtcgtcctctaGTCACAAGGATCCAGCGTtggccggtggtggtgccggGAGTATCGGTGGGCGCGAAAAGGAGCGTGGCAAGTACGCGCAGCTACTGGACGACAATCGGCAGGTACGGTGGGGTAGGGTGCATCCTTGGGTAGTCGGCGGTGAACTGACcctctttttttctgctgGCTTTTATCAGATCTACTACGTTTCGCTGTCGGCCAAGGGAAAGTTCTACGAAATCGAACAGCACAACAGTGCGCCAATGTTGCAGAAGCACGGAAGCTTCGGCACACCGGCGCACGGTGGTCTGCACAGCGGGAACAACACGAGCAGCAGTAGCGGTGGTCACGGACATCTGGCAAACGGCGGCCACCGGAAACCGAAGCAGCTGAGCAGGGACTGCGTCCATCGCATCGGATTTATCATGCAGTCGGATGTCAGTCTGCCGCTCAATCTGAAGCTCATATCGCCCCTGGCCGGGATGCCCTCGACGGTGCCTGGTAAGTGTCCTCCAAAGACCAAAGTCGAGTCATGTGTGGTCGACCGGCTTTTATGCTCGAAATGTCTCAAATTATTCCACCACGCTAATGATCATTCTCCGCTCCACACAGAATACGTGACGATCGCGAAGGCAAGCGAGGAAAACTTTATCATTGCGTGTCCGCTGGACGAGCAGCAGCTCACGACGACACTGACCCTCACCAAGCTGCACCTGACGCCGCAGATGAAGTTCGCCAAGTGCACGATGGGCTTCGAGAACGAGCAGCACATGTTCCTCAACCCGAACGTGCAGACGGTGCTGAAGTTCTGCCAGTTCTCGTGCGATAACTTCTTGCGCCTGGTCGAGTCGGAGACGAACGCACTCGagctgctgcagcagctgcagaTGCAGGTGACGGTATCGCCCACGCGACACTCGTCCGCCGGTGGTGGACTGGCATCCCTGGGCCAGCAGACGGGTCCGAGTTCGCTCGGATCGAACgttagtggtggtggtggaaatccGAGGGAGTCCAGGAGTGTGGATGTGTTGCGGAAGTTTGGCCGGCTGTtcggcggtggaggtggtggatcCGGTGGTAATCACGATCGCAACGGTTCCGGCCACGAGAAGGAAGATTCCATCatatttttaactaaaaatgACCTGGAAAGTCTCGAATGCAGTGGCCGGGCGGCGATCGAAGCAgacctccagcagcagcagcagcaacaccataGTTTGGTGGATGACCATCGGACGCTTCACGGGATGGACGATCATCAGGGACAGCAGCCACACTCGCTTCCGGCCACTTCCGGTGGGTTGCGTAACAACGAGAAGATGAAGGTGTTTACACCGAACGGCGCAAGTACGGGGAACGCGTCCAAGAAAGCTTCCACGGGCCGGTGGTTTAAGGGACTTGGACGTAGCTCGGGTGCCGCCGGTAGTGGGGCAATATCGGCCGACGACGAGTGGGATAAGCGGACCAGCCTGGACCGGTACAAGGACATGTCGAAGCTGATTCAGGAGCGTTTCGGTACGCTCGGGATGCTTTCGTCGCGTGCCAACAGTTCCGATATGATCAGCGGAGGTTACGACGATGCCGGAAACACGCTCGTAAGCCACAATCCGTCCACCGGTCGGGGTGAACTCGAGCAGCATCATCACGGCGGCGGGATTCGTGAGAAGTGTCTTTCGCTGCAGCACATTGAGCAGAAATCGTCCACCGGAGGAAAGAACAAACCGGACCTTGTGCCACCGCATCACGTGTCCGGTTCGCTCCGGGGGGACGATGACCGTGAGCAGGAGGATCAGACAACCTCTTCGGAACTCGGTGACACGCTGTTCTTCCCACTCCGTCACAGCAGCAACCAACAATCGTTCATGACGCAAAAGCTGTACAGCGAGTTCCACGTGAAGACGAAGCAGTACAGCAAGTCCTCCTCCAGCATCCAGCAGCTGTTGCATCTGGCCTCGAACGGATCCCGACCCACCCCGCCCAAAGGCAATCGATCGTCCATGGGGATGCCGTCAGCGAAGGGTGCCCGGGCTTCGAACGGTGAAGTGATTCTCTCGTTCGAAGACCTTCGCTACATGCACGGCATGATGGATGACAACGGGAACGACGACCGTGGCGTCGTTGTGCCACAACAGGACACCGAACGCAATGTGGCCCGCGAGAAGCGAACGAAAGTAGTCTCGCTGCAAGAACCGGTTCCATTCCGCACGGAGCGAAACATCCTCGACGATCTGCCGTACAGTAGCGTACGTGATTCGATCCTCCTCCAGGACGGGCCCGAACTCGGTGGCGTACCAACGGAAGGAATCTACGCCGAAATCTGTGCCGCCGACAGTCCGACGGCACTCGGTCCGGCactctccaccaccaccaccaccaccatcaccaccgacaACAGCCGGAGCAGCAGTCGAACGTCTCCGGTGCCTCCTCCGCCGAACCATCCCTTAGTAACGGTCGTTCGGCCCGAGAAGCGCTTCGTTAGCATACGGATTAATGTGCCACCGTGTGACAGTGCGGCCGGGTCCGGCTCGGTTAGCCTCAATCCGGCCGGCGGGGGAAACATCACGAGCGCCAGCTCCAGCACCAGTCGCTGCTCGTCCGTCGTCTCTAGTCCCATCGAAGACAACATCTACAATACGATCAAGTAGGCGAAGGTGGCGAAGAAACAAAGGCAAAGAaagttgatgaaaaaaaaaactatggcTGCGAAGTTGCCACAGGCAACGACGACCAAAGTATTACCGGAATTTGTGATAAACCAACCAGGACGACCGAACGACCAcggtgcaaaacaaacacgatACAGGAAGGCAAGAAGGGCAAGAAGTGTGACCCCCCCTTTATGTGTAAAGTAGTAACTTTTCCTCCGCCACATCGGACCTCGGCGGGAagtttttcaacatttattaattttgctagaaattaCGAAACAAAAGAATTACGAATGAGAACC
Coding sequences within:
- the LOC131262951 gene encoding uncharacterized protein LOC131262951, which produces MTDALKMTDLQQRASIEFERQRHLANWLIESSPHMPKPTAAQQKQLAQHQQQLQHQQQLQLQQQLQQQQQPPQKQKANGGKLKPSPMFLLAKIGHLGGGGGAGGTGGTGAGTDSLAASTFNSQTNLPLQILSPAGGGRDGNKPKLRRFNSHDTSANMFSVAEFENARLARRNELENAALMRQRQNRYKLNSLSSGGGDCSTGESKGSKLSSNDPSSNEPLLADQFLERFSLPRVIRLSYTSSAQAATLGDQTMTSSSSAESSSTAESRSPNGTGQALMNAGGKLAKSKKSKGSTAGGGDLFLLYRYMRNYRSYHVFNTKAGTNRKKGYKIPQDFPGYFSFINDKGAPTATIYTTIVQLVRDQVYKFLSLENLSAYTESQDNFSHKTHYVKATAKAGQVYRLLAVFQDGDHKSSSSSSHKDPALAGGGAGSIGGREKERGKYAQLLDDNRQIYYVSLSAKGKFYEIEQHNSAPMLQKHGSFGTPAHGGLHSGNNTSSSSGGHGHLANGGHRKPKQLSRDCVHRIGFIMQSDVSLPLNLKLISPLAGMPSTVPEYVTIAKASEENFIIACPLDEQQLTTTLTLTKLHLTPQMKFAKCTMGFENEQHMFLNPNVQTVLKFCQFSCDNFLRLVESETNALELLQQLQMQVTVSPTRHSSAGGGLASLGQQTGPSSLGSNVSGGGGNPRESRSVDVLRKFGRLFGGGGGGSGGNHDRNGSGHEKEDSIIFLTKNDLESLECSGRAAIEADLQQQQQQHHSLVDDHRTLHGMDDHQGQQPHSLPATSGGLRNNEKMKVFTPNGASTGNASKKASTGRWFKGLGRSSGAAGSGAISADDEWDKRTSLDRYKDMSKLIQERFGTLGMLSSRANSSDMISGGYDDAGNTLVSHNPSTGRGELEQHHHGGGIREKCLSLQHIEQKSSTGGKNKPDLVPPHHVSGSLRGDDDREQEDQTTSSELGDTLFFPLRHSSNQQSFMTQKLYSEFHVKTKQYSKSSSSIQQLLHLASNGSRPTPPKGNRSSMGMPSAKGARASNGEVILSFEDLRYMHGMMDDNGNDDRGVVVPQQDTERNVAREKRTKVVSLQEPVPFRTERNILDDLPYSSVRDSILLQDGPELGGVPTEGIYAEICAADSPTALGPALSTTTTTTITTDNSRSSSRTSPVPPPPNHPLVTVVRPEKRFVSIRINVPPCDSAAGSGSVSLNPAGGGNITSASSSTSRCSSVVSSPIEDNIYNTIK